The genomic segment CACCCGCCTGCGCGAGGAGACGAATGAGTCCGACCTTGCTTGGGAGTTGCACCTCGATCGGTTGATCATCCGCTCCGAGGCCGAGCTGCGGTGGCTGGACCGTGTTGAGGACCGGCTCGCCGCACGCACGACGACACCGACGAAACGACGCCCTGTCGTGGCGAAGCAGACCGGGCCAGTGACCAGCAAGGGAGGGGCACGATGACCCGCGCACCGGTGCTCGCAATGCGGCGAGTCGGCCGGACCCACGGAACCGGCGCCCAACGGGTCGACGCCCTCGTCAATATCGATCTCGATGTCAACAAAGGCGAATTGGTTGCAGTGACGGGCCGCAGCGGCTCAGGTAAAACGACGCTCCTCAATCTCGCCGGCGGTCTCGACGAGGCGACCACCGGCTCCGTCGAGGTCGAAGGTCGGCTGCTCGCCGAGCTCTCAAAAACGGAGCTGGCGGAACTGCGGCGGCTGCGGGTCGGGTATGTGTTCCAACAGTTCAACCTGCTCCCGACTCTCACCGCAGGCGAGAACGTCTCGCTCCCGTTGGAGCTCGACGGCATGTCACTGCGCAAGGCTCGGAGTCACGCCGAGACTGCGCTCGCCGAAGTCGGCCTGGAGGATATGGCGAACCGATACCCCGATCAGCTTTCAGGTGGGGAGCAGCAGAGGGTGGCGATCGCACGGGGATTTGTGGGACCCCGTGTGCTGCTGCTGGCTGACGAACCCACCGGGGCGCTCGATGAGGTGACCAGCGAGAGCATTCTGCGATTGCTGCGGACTCGTTGCGACCAGGGTGCCGCCGCAATGCTGGTCACCCACGAACCAGCGTACGCCGCATGGGCGGATCGCGTGGTGCGTATTCGCGACGGCCAGATTGAGCAGATCTCCGAACGCTCAACGGTCCCAGCAGGCATGGAAGCAACCACACCATGAACCTCGTTGGTCTTCGTGCGTCCGCTCGCATCGCCCGACGCTCAGCGATACGGCACCGCAAACGCACCATCCTGATCTTGGTTCTCATCGCCATCCCGGTCGCCGCCGCGATCGTCGTAGCTGGAATCAATCGCGCGAACAAGCTGGACCCCGAACGGCTCGTATCGAGCACGTTCGGGGCTGCCGAGGTTGTGATTACAGCGGACACATCGGATCCCGAAATCGATGCCTGGGTCACCGAACAGATCAGCAACGAGCCGTCCGCCGATTCCCTGAGGTATCGCAAGTTGGAGGTGCGTCTCGGCCTGGTCGTGAGTCCCGATCTTGGTGATCGTGTCCGGTTGTCAGACATCGACTTCACCAACCCGCTGGCCCGCGGGACTACCGTTCTCGCGGATGGGACAGAACCCTCGCGTCGGGGTGACATCGCACTGAGCGTGAACCTCGCGCAGCGGCTGCAGGTCCGCTCCGGCGACACCATCGAACTGACGTTGGGAGGCGCCAGCCCTCTCACATACAGCATCACAGGGCTTGTTCAAGACCCCATCAGCGTCCGGCGGGTGTTTGCGATCGTCACCCCAGAGGAAATGACTGACGTGATTGCTCGCGTCGATGCGCAGGCACAAGTGCGTGGCAATGAACGGATCGACGAGTTTCGCCTTCGCACAACCTGGCTGTTGGGCGGAGTCGACGGAGAGTTCGCCCCTCGGATTCTCCGCGCGTGGGAACGCGACAGAGACGAATTCCTACCACCAGCAGCGGTCGATCCTCAGCCACAGGAGCTGGAGCCGCACTCGGACGACACCAGGCTCTCCTTTATTTGGGTGGATGCGGAAAGCCGCCAGGACCGGCTCCTGGGGATGGCGAGAGACGATTCAGCTTTGACCGGGTCGCCCGTCGTTGGCACCATGGTTGCAGCGTTGCTCCTCGTCGAGGTTGCCCTGGTGGCGGGGGCAGCATATGCCACCGGGACCCGACGGCGACTGCGCGAAATCGGGCTCCTCGGCTCAAGTGGCGCCACCGAGATGCACATCCGGACAATCATTGTCGGCGAGGGAGTCGTCGCTGGACTCGTGGGAGCCGCCATCGGCGCGGCAATAGCCGTTTCGCTCCTCATCGCTGGTCGACCGTTCCTACAACTGCTTGTTGACCAACTCATTGTCGAGCCGCCCATTACC from the Actinomycetota bacterium genome contains:
- a CDS encoding ABC transporter ATP-binding protein, with the translated sequence MTRAPVLAMRRVGRTHGTGAQRVDALVNIDLDVNKGELVAVTGRSGSGKTTLLNLAGGLDEATTGSVEVEGRLLAELSKTELAELRRLRVGYVFQQFNLLPTLTAGENVSLPLELDGMSLRKARSHAETALAEVGLEDMANRYPDQLSGGEQQRVAIARGFVGPRVLLLADEPTGALDEVTSESILRLLRTRCDQGAAAMLVTHEPAYAAWADRVVRIRDGQIEQISERSTVPAGMEATTP